In one Meles meles chromosome 17, mMelMel3.1 paternal haplotype, whole genome shotgun sequence genomic region, the following are encoded:
- the ASCL5 gene encoding achaete-scute homolog 5 — MNNNFCRALVDRRPLAPPSCMQLGVVPPPRRAPLPPAESLGNVPLLLYPGPAEPQYYDAYAGVFPYVPFPGAFGVYDYPFEPAFIQKRNERERQRVKCVNEGYARLRGHLPGALAEKRLSKVETLRAAIRYIKYLQGLLSAAPDGAPPAASPPDCPRDGEARAPASLLPESSESPCFSSSPFFESEESSH; from the coding sequence ATGAACAATAACTTCTGCCGGGCCCTGGTGGACCGGCGGCCCCTGGCACCCCCCAGCTGCATGCAGCTGGGCGTCGTGCCCCCTCCGCGCCGGGCGCCCTTGCCCCCCGCCGAGTCCCTGGGCAACGTGCCCTTGCTGCTGTACCCGGGCCCGGCTGAGCCACAGTACTATGACGCCTACGCGGGCGTGTTCCCCTACGTGCCCTTCCCCGGGGCCTTCGGGGTGTACGACTACCCCTTCGAGCCAGCCTTCATCCAGAAGCGCAACGAGCGCGAGCGGCAGCGGGTCAAGTGCGTCAACGAGGGCTACGCGCGCCTCCGCGGCCACCTCCCGGGCGCGCTGGCCGAGAAGCGGCTCAGCAAGGTGGAGACCCTGCGCGCCGCCATCCGCTACATCAAGTACCTGCAGGGTCTGCTGAGCGCGGCCCCCGACGGCGCGCCGCCCGCCGCCTCCCCGCCCGACTGCCCCCGCGACGGCGAGGCCCGGGCGCCCGCCTCCCTGCTGCCCGAGTCGTCCGAGtccccctgcttctcctcctcgCCGTTCTTTGAGTCGGAGGAATCCAGCCACTGA